The DNA region CCGAGTAAGGAGACTCACCGAGTCTTTtcctgaaaagaaaaatcgagaaaatatatggagagaaacaagaattggtatattaattgctgaaaatcctatgctaaaaattgattaatttattctagGGCCTATGAACTGTGATTCTACAAGTCTCTTCTATCAATGTCTTCTATCAATGATTTATTCGGCTTTCCTCTTTCAAAAGCAATGACTTTATCGAGACCTTTTGTTTACCAGCAAAGTTGATTacatatttgattaatttttatttaaaaatgtaataaaaaattcttggaCGCTCCTTTTTACAAGcaattatactaataattagaaaacaaattatataatttcgcTTATAATCTAGAGATTATCCATTGCGAATGTCTTCTTGCtcattcattattatgatgattctgaatgatgattttttactattttcactagaaaaaaatatttaataatggattgaaatattcaaaatttcaaatagTTATAATTAATGCGTTTGAACAAGAAGACCCTAtcctaatttaataaataaatcaaaacacAAAAAATCGTTTACGAGTAAATCTCctaagaaatttattcgtgGTCATTCAATACTcttctactaattaattacaaccaatcaTTTGTGCCAATTCAGACCTTTTGTCCTTGACATGATTGAGTAATcggagaaattgaaaaattcatttactacttaagaagttctgcaATGGCTTCAAAACACTCATCCGCGATTTATGTCGAAATAGAGGGTGGATGATTCGTAGCTGGTTGAAAATGAGATAGATTGACATTGAAGTTGAATGAGATCCTCTTCAATGATGCAATGACTCTAATTTGCAgtagttatttattaaagttcGGTTACGGAATTTACTTCGCGAAACTCTATAAAATAAACcttctttttaatctaatttcgACTGAACATTAAACTTTACTAATTTATTTACACTTTATATGCttattatactttaataaataaacagtgTAGATatagaagaatttttaaataatttcttagagaaACGCTctgaaaatttctaatttctttattatttttatttgttcttatttcttctcatttattattttcggattaaatattatatttaatattatacttatgtTCATCATTATATCCACATagttctcatttatttttattttgcttgtTACTTctcatttattcttatttactcaaGCGCATAACAATATCATAATCGAgacaataatttttgtttaatgtttgatttattttatttttggaatgcaaaaataaatgagGAACTTTTTATGGTGAAGTGTGCATATGCAATACTGGCATAAGATCTGTTGCGAtagttgaaaaaataatagaatttggAGTGGTTTGTATGGACGGATAAATTTGTAGACGGGAAGAACATACCGcttcatttattcttattaatttttatctaatcttgtttataagaatatattgtatatttaaaaaattattctcgaaaaaacatcatctttttcaaagaaaataacattttttcaaaaatgcaAGGAAATCATGCCCTAGCTTAAacctttatctttaaaatgcgattttgttcatcaaaattaataaagaattatgcTTGTAATCATTTTTGTCGTAAACcactataaaattaaaattgataaattgcTTTAAATAGTAGAACTATCATAAGCGAAAGCAAAATCAGTTATATCCTGGAACAAaatcgtgtatatatttatcatattgtgaaaaatatttttaatatttgaaacatGATTCACAGAATGATTGGTCTTTGcataattattacttaataataaatacttctTATATTCAAGAAactatattgtataaaaattattaaaatatgactACATGTCCAGTTTGATaactttctcattatttttgcatttaatgtttacacatttatttcattaataatcataagatTAAAgtctttgtaattattttttcgcaaaagatattttcatcgCATGTGAAGGTGTAATTTTAAATCCTTGAAGTGCATCTTTGGCAGCACCTGATTGAACTTCATTTTCAAACTCAACAAATGCAATATCATGCCGATTCGGTACTAAACGAACTTCTTTGAAACCAGGAAATTGATTGAAAAGCATAGATAACATCATTTCACTAGTTTCATCAGGAAGATTTGTAAGGAACAAAATTTGATTTGGTGGTTGTTCAGGTACAGCTGTATTAACTAATCCTGGATGTTGCGGTACACCAGGATGATATCCAATTTGCTGTGAATGTTTCGCTTGTTCCTTAGCACGCTTCTTTGCACGTTTTGCTTCTTCATCTGCAGCTGGTACTACACGTTTTGGTTTTTTGGGGCGTTCTGCAAATGTGCCTTTCATTTTTGCAATTAAATCGCTGTCTGTCTTAGCATACTGTATCCTCTGAAAACACACATAAagcaattttaatatataaaacttttctacttttttcaaaACTACAAATATCTATGTAACATACATACCATTGGCTTATCATAAAAAGGAAATCCCTGCATAGATCTTAAGGCATTCGTTGCACTAgctatttctttgaaaatgacAAATGCCTGACCACgcatttttaatgtttttaatgCTACTATATCCAATATCTGTCCAAATTGAGAAAATATTGCATATAACGATTttcttaattcttctttttttatcttttcatttagattatttatataaattgtattatttggTCTGATATCCATAATTACtgaaaagattatattattattattaatattgcatataaaataaaaattataattttatatagaaaatattttaaattaacgaaatttGAATGACCTTTAGAAATCATAATgtaatttcgaaatataatttaaaaaattataatttttaacaatatagcAGAGCTTATATACttacaaaaaaatgttaaacttctatattattttatatttttaaggaagttttataattaacacTTTTATTAACGAAGAAACATCGACATTACCGTGAAGAGGTTAGAATAAAACACAACAGATCGAAAGCGTTTTCAGTGTCGCTGTATGTCACAACGCTGATTGGACGATGACTATTCGTTATTCCACCAATCGTGATTTCTTTCTACTTAATGAACGCATGATTTCAGAGAAACAAGTATGTTTTTTAGGATGTGTAATTTAGAATGAATTTCATATgacattgatttatttatttgatgttGATTgaataagtattaatttttaataaattgtgtGTTATgtaaacaataacaaatttattattacaaaatgtgTGAAAAAACCATAACTTCAGCACATATGAAACTGAAAAATAGTCC from Vespa velutina chromosome 3, iVesVel2.1, whole genome shotgun sequence includes:
- the LOC124947649 gene encoding U1 small nuclear ribonucleoprotein A — protein: MDIRPNNTIYINNLNEKIKKEELRKSLYAIFSQFGQILDIVALKTLKMRGQAFVIFKEIASATNALRSMQGFPFYDKPMRIQYAKTDSDLIAKMKGTFAERPKKPKRVVPAADEEAKRAKKRAKEQAKHSQQIGYHPGVPQHPGLVNTAVPEQPPNQILFLTNLPDETSEMMLSMLFNQFPGFKEVRLVPNRHDIAFVEFENEVQSGAAKDALQGFKITPSHAMKISFAKK